A genomic stretch from Chitinophaga agri includes:
- a CDS encoding 2-oxoglutarate dehydrogenase E1 component, whose product MKDFSFVTNSHPAYIESLYQDYRKDPGAVDPEWSKFFEGFDFAVNNVNGKAGAPAAAGAGLPVSSDQLTKELNVYRLIQAYRKKGHLISKTNPIRERKDRQANLDISFYGLGEADLKTEFYAGQVLGLGKTTLENIVTRLKQVYAAAVGLEFTYINDAKKVEWLQREMETTFQQPTTLEGKKRILLKLNQGVMFERFLHTKYIGQKRFGLEGGENTIPALDAIINTAADAGVQEAVIGMAHRGRLNVLANILGKTYEQIFNEFEGHAVPDLTMGSGDVKYHLGFRSIVETPSGKKVNLQLLPNPSHLEVVDPLVTGFARSKADVIYNSDYDKILPILIHGDAAVAGQGVIYELIQMSNLKGYYTGGTMHLVINNQIGFTTDFDDARSSDYCTSIASTVQAPVFHVNGDDAEAVVKVAQIAARYRQEFNSDIFIDLLCYRKHGHNEGDEPKFTQPSLYALIDKHPNPREVYSQKLLQAGDVEVQELAKEMEKSFWADLQERLDEVRQNPLPYHYQKPEEWWASLRKSTPEDFEKSPVTAIKEEEVRRLFGKLMEWPKEFVPLRKVEKLLQDKIKLFETEGKIDWATGELLAYASLLAEGKDVRMSGEDVKRGTFSHRHAILFDENTNATYSRLGSLQEKQGQFRIYNSLLSEFAVLGFEYGYAMANPNALVLWEAQYGDFANGAQTVIDQYVSSAEQKWTTQNGLVMLLPHGYEGGGPDHSNARPERFLQACAEYNMIITNITTSANFFHMLRRQLTWEFRKPLVNFAPKANLRHIGSYSPIAAFTEGGFQEVLDDEFVDDPSKVKKVLLCTGKMFFDLSEKQQKENRKDVAVVRLEQLYPLPVTQLEALNQKYKAATWFWVQEEPLNMGAASYLQMNLKQINYGVISRNPSAATATGFAKVHAREQLEIIETAFNI is encoded by the coding sequence ATGAAGGACTTCTCATTTGTTACCAACTCACATCCTGCCTACATTGAATCTTTATACCAGGATTACCGTAAAGACCCTGGCGCAGTAGACCCGGAATGGAGCAAGTTTTTTGAAGGATTTGACTTTGCGGTAAACAATGTTAATGGAAAGGCAGGAGCGCCGGCAGCGGCGGGCGCCGGTTTACCGGTTAGCAGTGACCAGTTAACAAAGGAACTCAATGTTTACAGACTGATACAGGCCTACCGTAAAAAGGGGCATCTCATCTCTAAAACAAATCCTATCCGTGAGAGAAAAGACAGGCAAGCCAACCTGGACATCTCTTTTTACGGCCTTGGTGAGGCAGATCTGAAAACAGAATTCTATGCCGGTCAGGTCCTGGGTTTGGGTAAAACCACCCTGGAAAATATCGTGACCCGTCTGAAGCAGGTATACGCTGCGGCAGTCGGCCTGGAATTCACGTATATCAACGACGCTAAGAAAGTCGAGTGGTTACAGCGCGAAATGGAAACCACTTTCCAGCAGCCAACTACCCTCGAAGGGAAAAAACGTATCCTCCTGAAACTGAACCAGGGGGTAATGTTCGAAAGATTCCTCCACACAAAATATATAGGTCAGAAACGTTTCGGTCTGGAAGGTGGTGAAAACACCATCCCTGCCCTGGACGCTATCATCAACACTGCTGCTGACGCTGGCGTACAGGAGGCTGTGATCGGTATGGCGCACCGTGGCCGTCTGAACGTACTGGCAAATATCCTCGGTAAAACGTATGAGCAGATCTTCAACGAGTTTGAAGGTCATGCGGTTCCTGACCTGACCATGGGTAGCGGTGACGTGAAATACCACCTGGGTTTCCGTTCTATCGTCGAAACACCTTCCGGTAAAAAGGTAAACCTGCAGCTGTTGCCTAACCCTTCCCACCTGGAAGTGGTTGACCCGCTGGTTACAGGCTTCGCCCGCAGTAAGGCCGACGTTATCTACAACAGCGACTACGATAAAATACTGCCTATCCTGATCCACGGTGATGCCGCGGTAGCAGGTCAGGGCGTAATATATGAGCTCATCCAGATGAGCAACCTGAAAGGGTACTACACGGGTGGTACAATGCACCTGGTGATCAATAACCAGATCGGTTTCACCACCGACTTCGACGACGCCCGTTCTTCTGACTATTGTACCAGTATCGCTTCTACCGTACAGGCCCCTGTATTCCATGTGAATGGCGACGATGCGGAAGCTGTGGTAAAAGTAGCCCAGATCGCTGCCCGTTACAGACAGGAATTCAACTCTGATATATTTATTGACTTACTGTGCTACCGTAAGCATGGCCACAACGAAGGTGATGAGCCTAAGTTCACCCAGCCCAGCCTGTATGCGCTGATCGATAAACATCCGAATCCGCGTGAAGTATATTCCCAGAAACTGCTCCAGGCAGGTGATGTGGAAGTACAGGAACTGGCGAAGGAAATGGAAAAGAGCTTCTGGGCTGACCTCCAGGAACGTCTGGATGAAGTAAGACAGAATCCACTGCCTTACCATTACCAGAAACCTGAAGAGTGGTGGGCTTCCCTGCGTAAGTCAACACCGGAAGATTTCGAGAAATCTCCTGTGACTGCCATTAAAGAAGAAGAAGTAAGACGCCTGTTCGGTAAACTGATGGAATGGCCGAAAGAGTTCGTACCATTACGTAAAGTGGAGAAACTGCTGCAGGACAAAATAAAACTGTTCGAAACAGAAGGTAAGATTGACTGGGCTACCGGTGAACTGCTGGCTTATGCCAGTCTGCTGGCTGAAGGCAAAGATGTACGTATGAGCGGTGAAGACGTGAAGAGAGGTACCTTCTCTCACCGTCACGCTATCCTGTTCGATGAGAACACCAACGCTACTTATAGCAGACTGGGCTCATTACAGGAGAAACAAGGTCAGTTCCGCATCTATAACTCCCTGCTGAGTGAATTTGCTGTACTCGGTTTTGAATACGGTTACGCTATGGCGAATCCGAACGCCCTGGTACTCTGGGAGGCACAGTATGGTGACTTTGCCAATGGTGCTCAGACAGTCATTGACCAGTATGTAAGCAGTGCAGAACAGAAATGGACAACGCAGAACGGTCTGGTGATGTTGCTGCCACATGGTTACGAAGGTGGTGGACCTGACCACTCCAATGCCCGTCCGGAAAGATTCCTGCAGGCTTGTGCTGAATATAATATGATCATTACAAATATCACTACCTCTGCTAACTTCTTCCATATGCTGCGCCGTCAGCTGACATGGGAGTTCCGTAAGCCGCTGGTGAACTTTGCACCGAAAGCCAATTTAAGGCACATCGGTTCTTACTCGCCAATAGCAGCTTTCACAGAAGGTGGCTTCCAGGAAGTACTGGATGATGAATTTGTAGATGATCCGTCTAAAGTGAAAAAAGTATTGCTGTGTACTGGTAAGATGTTCTTCGATCTGAGTGAAAAACAGCAGAAGGAAAACAGGAAAGATGTTGCTGTCGTAAGACTGGAGCAACTGTATCCGCTGCCGGTAACACAACTGGAAGCACTGAACCAGAAGTACAAAGCTGCTACGTGGTTCTGGGTACAGGAAGAGCCGCTGAACATGGGTGCTGCTTCTTATCTGCAGATGAACCTGAAACAGATCAACTACGGAGTGATCAGCCGCAACCCAAGTGCAGCTACTGCAACAGGTTTTGCGAAAGTACACGCAAGAGAGCAGCTTGAAATTATTGAGACTGCATTTAACATCTAG
- the rpsT gene encoding 30S ribosomal protein S20: MANHKATKKDVRQSRKRNERNRYYGKTTRNAIRDLKKLTEKAAADEKLSDVISMIDKLAKRNVIHKNKAANLKSKLSKKVNAIA; encoded by the coding sequence ATGGCAAACCATAAAGCAACGAAAAAAGACGTACGTCAGAGCAGAAAACGGAATGAGCGTAACCGTTACTACGGTAAAACTACCCGTAATGCTATCCGTGATCTGAAGAAATTGACTGAAAAGGCGGCTGCTGACGAAAAGTTGTCTGATGTGATCTCTATGATCGACAAGTTGGCTAAACGTAATGTTATTCATAAAAATAAAGCAGCCAACCTGAAAAGCAAACTTTCTAAGAAAGTAAACGCTATCGCGTAA